The DNA window ACCGCTAGGGATAGAAACGGCACCCCGGAGCAAAAAATATTATGAACAAACTATTGAGGAAGCGACTAAAAGGAGCTCCCGGAAATGTATTGTAAATATTTTTTTTTGCGAGGAGTATAGTGTATAGCCCGTAAAAGCGGCCAAAAAAAAACCAAGCACTAAATAAAGTACTTGGCTTTTAAAATTCATCATTATTTTATTCTATCTCCTTCACCATCAAAAATTTGATAGTAAAGATACTGATAAGCATCTCGAGGTAGGATTTTAATCCATTTTTTCGTTTCTAAGAACCACTTAAAACGAATTGAAGGAAATCCTTTTGTTAAATATGCCGCAATGAAAGGGTGAACATTCAAAGTAATATTCGTGTGCTCTCCTTTTGCGATTATCCGATCTATCTTTGTCTTAATCTCATCTACTATAAGAATTGGAGCATCAATTTCGCCTTCCCCATTAGGATTAGGCTCTTTAGTTTTGATGTTCATTTCCGGTCGTACCCGTTGACGCGTAATTTGGATCAATCCAAATTTACTTGGTGGCAAAATTTTATGTTTTGCCCTGTCACCGCGCATGGCTTCTTTAAGGTGTTCAAATAGTTTTCTGCGATTTTCGGAAGAGTGTAGATCTATAAAATCCACAACTATAATTCCTCCCATATCGCGCAACCTTAACTGACGAGCAATTTCGGTAGCAGATATCAAATTAACCTCCAGGGCATTTGTTTCCTGTGACTCTTTAGAATTAGCTCTATTTCCGCTATTCACATCAATCACATGCAATGCCTCTGTATGTTCTATTATCAAATATGCTCCCTTACTCATCGAAACCGAACGGCCAAAAAGAACTTTTTTCTGACGCTCTATTCCATACTTTTCAAAGATCGGTACTTTGTTTTGATAAAGTTTTACTATACTTTCTTTATCCGGTGCAATAGTATTTAAATATTGCCTTACCTCCAAATAAAGACCTTCATCATCGGTAATAATACTTTTAAATGAATCGTTAAAAATATCTCTCAATATTGCCGTTGCACGATCCAATTCACCCAATACCCGTGATGGCGGCTTCTCTTTTTTTACAGAAGTATAACATTTGTTCCACTTATTAAGCAGATTATTAATGTCCTCATCTAATTCTGCAACTTTTTTTCCTTTTGCTACCGTACGGATAATTACTCCAAAGCCTTTGGGCTTAATGCTTTGAATTAGTCTTCGTAACCTATCCTTCTCTTCTTTATTTCTAATTTTCTGAGAAACAGATATTCTTTCCGAGAAAGGCACCAAGACAATATATCTACCTGCCAGCGATACTTCCGAACTAATTCGCGGCCCTTTAGTAGATATAGGTTCTTTTGCAATTTGTACTAGGATATTCTGTCCGGGTTGTAAAACCTTATCGATTTTACCATCCTTATGAATTTCCTCCTCAAATTCGAAGTCGTTAAACGACGAATCACTTTGCTTACCTGATTGAGTTTTTTTGACGAATTTTAATAATGAACGGACCGATGGCCCTAAATCGTGATAATGCAAAAATGCATCTTTTTCGTACCCAACATCAACAAAAGCTGCGTTGAGCCCCGGAACTAATTTCTTTATCCTTCCAAGATAAAGATCACCCACGGCAAATGATATATTGTGTTCTTCGGAGTGCAACTCTGTAAGTTTACCCTCCTTAAGCAGTGCTATATCAACACGTGAAGATCCGGAACGAATAACTATTTCATTATCCATCCTTCAACATTTAACTTCCTGTAGTTACAACAGAAAAATTATTAAAATCTTCAGGTCTTCAATAAATAAAGAACTTCTAATGTCGGATATTTTCATATATCCGACAAACAAACAAAGCACCCTTAATGGGTGCGCTTGAATGTCTTTAAAAAACAGTTAAGAAAAATTTACTTTTTCTTGTGTCTGTTTTTTCTCATACGCTTCTTACGCTTGTGAGTTGCTACCTTATGTCTCTTTCTTTTCTTACCACTTGGCATAACGCTAAATTTTTATTGGTTAATATAATTAGTTTAATTTTGCCACCCTTTTTTCAGGGTGGCAAAAGTAGTCTTATTTTTCGAAATAAACCTAGTCTACCTTAACTTTTGCTTTAACTCCTTCTACAAATACTTTTGAAGGCTTGAAAGCAGGAATGTTATGAGCAGGAATCTTTATAGTTGTATTCTTAGAAATATTTCTTCCTGTTTTTTCTGCTCTTTTCTTGATAATAAAGCTTCCAAAACCTCTTAGGTAAACATTTTCACCTTCTTCAAGAGCTCCTTTCACCTCTCCCATGAACGATTCTACTATGTTTTGAACATCAGTTTTGTCCATTCCTAAATTTTCAGAAATACTTGTAACAATATCAGCTTTTGTCATTTTAATATAAATTAATTTTACACTTTCTATTTTTTTACCATTTTGAGGCGTGCAAATATATGACTTTCCGATAAATACAAAAGACTAATTTACAAAATTTGAATCTATTTACTGACTAATTATCAATACTTTATGACATACAGTGTTTTTAGCACAATTTTATATTATAAAACAAGCCTATTTTAACTTAAAACTATCTATATTTTTTATTGACTAAATTCGGCATAACATTCTTTATAGATCTACTAATCAAACCCATAACATGCAGTTGCATATAATATTTATACTATAATTTACTGATTGCTGTCCAAAAACATCTTTATAAAATATCAATAACAAACTATTATTTGTATATTGTTGTTATAACAACTACCGAGTTATTTATAAGTAAGAATTTAATTAACATTATTTATTAACCAATAAATTTACATGATATGAGTGCTTCATTAAACAAAGTAATGCTAATCGGAAGATTAGGTAACGATGTACAATTACACAAATTCGACGATGGCAATTCTATAGCCAACTTTTCCTTAGCTACATCAGAGTATTATAAAAGTAAGGAAGACGGAAAAAAAGTAGAGAAAACTGAATGGCATAAAATAACAGCCAAAAATCGTCTTGCCGAAATTTGTGACAAATACTTAAAAAAAGGAAACCTCATTTATTTAGAAGGCAAATTACACACTAACAAGTGGGAAGATAAAGGGCTAACTAAATACTCAACCGAGATTATTGCAGGTAAAATAGAGTTTCTTAATACCAAGAACATTGAAAACGCACCTGAATGGGTGATCAGCGAAGAAGACTTACCTTATTAAAAATATATTTAACCGATAAAGCCGGAACATTATAATTAAAGAGTAGAAACATCTTTATGATATTGATCCGGCTTTGTCTATAAATTTATCTTACTCTTAAAAAGCAAACAATAGTCGTGAAAAATTATATTTTTGTATTATTGCATTAATCAATATAAAAACATAATCTTGGATCCTGACCTTTCTAGTTTTGATATAATAGGCTTATTAGAGCAATATCACTTTTTTACTGTAGTTGATATTTTAGCCTTAATATTACTTCTTGGACTTTCTGCATTGGTTTCCGGTGCAGAAGTTGCATTTTTTTCGTTGACACCAAGTGACCTTGAAAAAGCTAAAGAATCGGAAAAAAAGTGCGACAATTTGGTATTGACTCTATTGGAAAGACCTAAGGAGTTACTGGCGACAATACTTATTTCCAACAATTTCATCAATGTCGGCATTGTTATCTTTTCAACTTATTTAACAGGTCGCTTATTTGAATTAGAGATAAAAGGAGTACTAGGCTTCCTGATACAGATAGTTGCAATCACCTTTCTTATTTTGATGTTTGGAGAAGTTATACCTAAAGTATATGCTAACCTCAATGCTTTAAAATTTGCACAAACAATGGCTAAACCCATAGAAGTAATGCAATCGCTTCTAAGGGTTATAAGTATTCCCTTATTAAAATCGACTAATTTCATCGAAGATAAACTTCAAAAAAACAAAGGAAACATTTCGGTTTCACACCTCGAACATGCACTGGAGTTAACCTCTGATGACGATACAACTCTGGAAGAACAAAAGATTCTGGAAGGAATTGTGAGTTTTGGAAATACAGACACAAAGCAGATTATGCAACCCCGTATTGATATGTTTGCCATTAATGCAGGCGAAAAATTCAACTTTGTCCTAGAGGAAATCTTAAACCACGGATATTCGAGGATCCCGGTTTACAAAAAAAATATTGATACAATTTCGGGTGTTTTATATATAAAAGACCTTTTACCGCACATCAATGCGGGAGATAATTTTAACTGGGTAAGACTTATAAAACCGGCATTTTTTGTTCCTGAAAATAAAAAGATAGATGATCTGTTGAATGACTTTCAGGAAAAAAAGATCCACCTTGCTATTGTGGTAGATGAATACGGCGGCACCTCAGGATTAATCACACTGGAAGACATAATTGAGGAAATTGTTGGAGATATTAGTGATGAATTTGATATAGAAGAGATCTCATATTCGAAACTAGATAAGTTAAATTTTATTTTTGAAGGAAAAACTACATTAAAGGACTTTTACAGGGTTATAGATATTGAAGATGAATCAATATTTGAAAACGAGAAGGGTGAATCAGACACACTGGCAGGATTTATTCTGGAAATTGCCGGCGGCTTCCCCGATAAAGGTGAAGTAATTAATTTTGTCAATTTCGATTTTACGATTGAAGCCATTGACAGAAAAAGAATTAAACAAGTAAAAGTAAGTATCAAAAACTTAGATGAAGATGAAGGAGACGAATAAGGCATATATATTTATTATTTTCAGTTTTTTGCTGACCATGATTTCGTGTGATGATAATACTTATCCGAGACCACGTGGCCATGTTAGATTAGAATATCCTGAAGCTAAGTACAGCTTGTATGATGCCGACAATATAAATGCTCAATTCCAGAAGTCGGATTACGCAAAAGCAGAAGTTAAAAGATCTAATTGGGTAAACCTTAAATACCCTAAAATGAAGGCAACTGTACACCTTACCCATAAAGACATAGAACACGATGTAAAAAACCTTATTGATGAAATTCAAAAGCTCACATATAAGCATACTGTAAAAGCGAGTGGAATTATTGAAAACCCCTACAGTAACCCAAACAATAAAACTTATGGTATACTATACGAAGTTACAGGAAATGCTGCATCGAATCTTCAGTTTTACGTTACAGACAGTACGAAACATATAGTTTCGGGTGCATTATATTTTTATGTTGCCCCAAATCCTGATTCTTTAGCTCCCGCTGTTAGCTACATAAAAAAAGATATTATCGCATTGATAGAGACTTTAGAATGGCAGGAATAATCTGATCTTGTTGCTGGTTACTGGTTACTGGTTGCTGGTTGCTGGTTACTGGTTACTGGTTACTGGTTGCTGGTTGCTGGTTACTGGTTACTGGTTACTGGTTGCTGGTTACTGGTTGCTGGTTAGGCAACTGACTTCATTTTTTGTAAATAAAGTTGATTAAAAAGTATCACCTATTTATATTTCTAAACTCCTACTTTCTTACTAACTTCATTATCAGTATTTTAACACATACTAATATGAAGCTTAAATTCCTGTTTTCATTATTATTTCTAGTATTTACAGCTGATATTTCAGCTCAGGAACGCTTGTTAAAGTATATTTCGAAAGACAGCATAAACGATCAACCAAAGATAACTGCATGGGCCGGTGCCAACATGAAGATGAATGGCTATTACAATATTAAAGGCGGGTTACAGGATTTTGAAACTTTCAGCATTGGATCGATAGATATAAACAGTAATGATAACAGGCAAAATTTAGGGGTTGATCTCTACCAGACTCAGGTTAGAATGGAAGGAAGCTATATTCACCCAAAAGCCGGAAAGATAACTGCGCATATAGAATGGGATTTTTGGGGAGGAAATGGTGCGATGCGACTGCGAAAGGCATATGTAAAAACCGATCACTGGCAAATTGGCCAGGACTGGGAAAGCTTTGGCAATCAGGAGATATGGGCAAATGTTTTGGATTTCGACGGACCTCCGTCAGGAGTTTGGGCAAGAATTCCTTTTATAAAATACTTTAACAGTTTTGGTAAAAGCAATTGGCATTATGAAATAGCTCTGCAAACACCAACTGTTGATTATAATGAGTTCCCTGAATTTACAACATCTATTGAAACGGATTATCAAAATGTACCCGATTTGGTTTTAGCTTCGTCTTACCGTGAAGATTGGGGGCACTTAAGGTTATCGACCATATACAGAAAAATAAATTTCCTGGAGAACGGAATCAGAAACAGTTTATTTGGCTACGGAGCTACTATCTCGGGAATGTGGGGTAATTTCGGCGAGTCTAATTTACAGTTTTTGGCAGTTGCCGGGAAAGGTATAACAACTTATTTGGTTACTTATGTCGGGAATGGATATGATGCTTATCCTCAAGAGCAAAACATCTTTACTCCTACTCCTGCAATTGGAGGCTGGACATCGTATGAACACTATTTCACCCACCGGATTCACTCTAATATTGTTTATGGATTCACTATGATTGATGTAGATGATATTTCGTTATACTATGTCCAAGACAATGGAGGAACAGATATTAAGGTAATAGACGGAAGTGTTAATTTACTTTATAACTATATATTGCTTAATTTAATGTACGACCCATACCCTAATCTCACTCTAGGTGTAGAGTTAAATTATGGAATTAAGAGAGTGATAGCCAATGGATATTATCTCGACCAAAATCTCCTTCCACATACACCTACTTATATGGATCGTAATAAAAATAGAGAAGCAATGAGAATCAGCTTTGGATTTATGTATAACTTTTAAATATAAACTTTAAAGGCTAAAGTAAAAACTTAATTAATTTGGTGATATTTGCACTTCAATTATAGAAGATGCGGGACAGTTACAAACGTTGGGGATTTTTGATTTTCCTTTCTCTAATTTGGGGAAGCTCATTTATTTTGATGAAAAGGGGACTAGAATCATTCTCTCCTATTCAGGTTGGGGCACTTAGAGTAGCCATAGCCTCTTCTACCCTTTTAATTGTAGGCTTTAAACACCTTAAATTAATAAACAAAAACAATTTTTGGCACCTGTTCTTTGCAGGTTTGTCCGGTAATTTTTTACCCGCATTCCTATTTACCATAGCCGAAACAGAACTCGACAGCGGAATTACCGGCATCTTAAATTCTCTTGTACCTATTTTTACAGTTATACTGGGAATTTACATCTTCAAAATAAAAGTCAGAACTGCACAGGTAATTGGTATACTTATAGGATTAACAGGAACCATGATTCTTATACTAAAGGGAGCTGAAATAAATACTAATTCTAACTTCTACTACTCCTTGTTTGTCATAGCTGCAGCTGTCAGCTATGCTATTAATTCAAATCTGATAAAGAAGTATCTGAACAAGGAAAAAGCACTAGCTATTACAGTGTCTGCATTCAGCATTTTCCTTATACCTTCGTTAATAATACTTGCTTTCACAGGCTTTTTCGGTCAGTACAGGTTTGAGGCGCAACAAAATATGTCGATGTTGTATATAGCCATTTTAGCTGTAATAGGTACGGCCATGTCGGTTGCAATTTTCAATAAACTGATACAGATCAGTTCTCCGGTTTTTGCAACCAGTGTTACCTATCTAATCCCTATTGTTGCAATCTTTTGGGCAATATTCGACGGAGAAACCCTGCACTGGATTCAGATTACGGGTACTTTAATCATATTATCGGGAGTATATCTGGTTAACAGGAAATAAATACTTCTACTTTCCCGACTTTTTAAAATATTGACAAGTATATATACAAAATTTGCTATTTCTGTATTTTACGCTTATTGATCCTACCCAAGACAGATCAATTATATATATTTATACCAAATAAATATCAGAAACCTTTTGGTATTACTTGTTAAATACTTTATCTATGAAAAACTTAATATCAACCGGCACATTAGTATTAGCCCTACTTTTACTAATAACTTCGTGCAAAAAACAGCCCCCTATGGCAGAAACAATAATCCATAATGCTAAAATATGGACTGGAAACCCTGATGAAAAATTTGCAGAAGCTATGGCTGTTAAAGGTGATACTATTATGGCTATTGGCAGCAATGAAGACATTCTTGAATTGAAATCGGAAAACACAAATGTAATAGACCTTGAAGAAAAGTTTGTTACACCCGGATTTATCGATAGTCATCTTCACTTTATAACCGGTGGATTTAACCTGACATCTGTTCAATTGCGAGATGCCGCCAGTAAAGAAGAATTTTTAAGTAGAATTAAGGAATATGCTGCAAATACAGAACCGGGAACATGGATATTAGGAGGTGACTGGGATCACAAAAACTGGGGTGGTGAATTACCCGCAAAAGAATGGATTGACAGTATTACCCCAAACAATCCTGTTTTTATAAGCCGACTTGACGGGCACATGGCATTGGCAAACTCTCTTGCTCTTGATTTTTTTGAAATAAACAAAAATACAGAAAGTATTGACGGAGGATTAATATCAAAAGATGAAAAGGGAGAACTCACTGGAATATTAAAGGACAATGCTATGTATCATTACCTGGATAAGATTCCGGCAGCTTCAGAAAAATCAACTGACCAGGCATTAAAAAATGCGATGAATTACGTGGCATCTAATGGAGTTACATCGGTACATCATATGATTGGATATATGGATGCTTTACAAAGAGCGAGGAAAAAAAATGAGCTAATTACAAGATTCTATGTTGCCTATCCATTGAATGAATGGAATAAGCTGAAACAAAAGATCGAAAAAGAAGGCTATGGTGATAACTGGATTAAAATAGGAGGATTAAAAGGATTTATTGACGGGTCATTGGGTTCGCATACAGCTGCTTTTATGGAATCATACACTGATAAACCTTCAGACCGTGGATTCTTTGTAGAAAGCCGCGAAGATATGTACAAATGGATAAAAGATGCTGATAACGCCGATTTGCAGATTATGATACATGCAATTGGCGATAGCGCGATACACTTTTTGCTAAACACATACGAGAAAGTAGGTATCGAAAACGGCGAAAGAGACCGAAGGTTTAGAATTGAACACGCTCAACATCTTGCAAAAGATGATATACCACGATTTGGCAAACTTGAAGTAATTGCCAGTATGCAACCATATCACGCAATTGACGACGGACGATGGGCCGAAAAGGTTGTAGGGAAAGAAAGGGCAAAAACAACTTATGCATTTAAATCGCTTATGGAAAGCGATGCAACAGTAGCATTTGGCAGCGACTGGTTTGTAGCTCCTCCAGTTCCTTTGTACGGCATTTACGCAGCTACCACACGCCGAACACTAGATAATAAAAACCCGAATGGTTGGATACCGGAACAAAAAATATCGGTTGAACAGGCATTAATTGCCTATACCCGAAATGCAGCCTATGCATCGTTCGATGATAATATCAAAGGATCTCTGGAAGAAGGAAAACTAGCTGACTTTGTTATTCTTAACGAGAATATTCTGGAAATTGATCCTGTTAAAATAAAAGATGTAAAAGTTTTACAAACTTATGTGGGTGGTGTGAAGGTTTACGATATATCGGGAACAGAAAACTAAACCAAATAAAGAACCGGGAGCTTATTTGCTCCCGGTTCAGCTTAACAAAATGTACTAAGTACATATAAATGAGGAATCTTAACTCAAATTTACAATACGGTTTAGGAATGTTTTACTAACTCAACTTTATCGGAACCTTTTGATCTGATAAACAGTTTGTGACATTTGCCTTCTCCAAAGGTATTTTCGAGGGTTGAGATATATTGTTCCAATTTATCGTTCGGAACAAATGCCTGAATGGTACCTGCAAAACCTCCTCCGTGTACACGCCATGCTCCTGAACCTTTTAACACAAGCTCGCTCAAAGCCAATCCAAGAGCAACTCCCTGCTCTGCCATTTTACTGTTGAAATTTTCGGGTGTCTGAGCATAAATATTTTGGTTATACATGTATGAGCTATAACCTGATTCTATTACAAGACTTAGAAATTTCTTGAAATCATTAGATTCCAATGCCGAAACTTCTTCAACAACACGATTATTGTCGGCCTGGAAGTGAATAGCTCTCAATAAAGCTCTATCCCCTACTTTTTCACGGATGTTAGGAATATTCTCAACAACCTGATCCATTGATAAAGGACGTAAAACGTCTTCTCCCAGTTCTTTTGCAACCGATTTCATTTCGGCAGGCAAAAGAGCATATTCACTATCTAAATTCGCATGACTTCCACCAGTATCTGTTATCACAAGTGAATAACCTGTTTTTGCAAAATCGAAATCCAAAGCCTTAACAATTGGATTAGAAGCATCTTTGAAGTCGATAGTTATAAAACCTCCAACCGCACATGCAGTTTGATCCATCAATCCACATGGCTTACCAAAGAAATTATTCTCGGCCCACTGTCCGATTTTTGCATTTTCAACAGGATCTAATTTTCCATCGTTGAATAAATGACTGAAGATAGCACCGATTAATACCTCGAATGATGCAGAAGAACTCAATCCCGATCCAACGGGAACCCGCCCCTCTATTACAACATCAAAACCTCCTATCTGGAATCCAAGCTCTTTTAAACGAAAAGCTATACCTTTTACCAATGCAACAGAAGTAGAGAACATGGCCTCATCAATTTCTAATTCGTCAAGGTTAACTTCAAATTCAGGATATCCTTCAGATAGAATTCTTACCGTGTTTGTCCCATTTAGAGCAGCAACAGCAATATTATCGAGATTTACAGCTCCTGCCAGCACCCTACCCAATTGATGGTCGGTATGGTTACCTCCTACTTCTGTTCTTCCCGGCGAACTGAATAACTCTACTTCATCAGCCCCGTATCTCGAAGAAAACTTCTCAATAAGGTCAATGTATCGTTGCTTTTGTTCTTCCAATACTTGTGAGTCATTACCATATAACTCATTAAAAACAGGAAGTGTTCCTGCATTTAGTTTTTCGTTTATTTGATTAATGTTTGCCATTTTGTTGTTTTTTTTGAGACGCAGGACCCTGCGCCTTTACTTATCTATACTTATATCTCATTAAAGTGAATATCACTAAGTTCTCTCAGTCGCTTTGCACTAAATTCTGCTGTAATATCCCTCTGTGGATTTCCAAACATTTCGTATCCAACCATAAATTTCTTCACCGTTGCCGAACGTAGCAATGGCGGATAAAAGCTCATGTGCCAGTGGTAACTTTGGTGGTTTTCACTATCTGTCGGAGCTTGATGAATCCCGGCAGAATAAGGGAAAGAAATTTCAAATAAATTATCATAACGAACTGTTATTTGCTTGATTGCCTCGGAAAAAGCTTCTTTTTCTTCCTGAGTCATTAATGAAATGTCTTTCATCATTCGTTTTGGAACAATCATAGTTTCGTACGGCCATACTGCCCAAAAAGGAACTAAAACAAGAAAGTGCTCGTTTTCGAAAACTATTCTTTCCTTTTCTTCCATTTCTATTTCAATGTAACCGGCAAGTAAACCTGAAGCTTTTTCATCAAAGTATTTCCTTTGTTGGAATACTTTCTTTGCATTTTCTACCGGAACTGTTTTTTGTGACCAGATTTGCCCGTGTGGATGAGGGTTAGAATTCCCCATTATATCACCTTTGTTTTCAAAAATCTGAACGTGATTAATGTCTTCCTTATTTCCAAGTTCAATGTATTGATCTATCCAGGTGTTGACAACATCAACGATCGATTCCTTTTTCATCTGTGCTAAAGTCAGACTGTGGTCAGGCGAGAAATTAATAACTCTGCATATACCCGATTCACTTTCGGCTTTCAATAAGCCTCCAATATCATAACTGCCTTTTGGTGCATCAGGTAAAAGAGCAGCAAAGTCGTTATCGAACACAAATGTACCTTTATAGTCAGGATTTTCATGTCCTCCGACTCTTGTGTTTGTTGGGCATAAATAACAGTTTTCGTCATAGCTTGGGCGATGTTCTGTTGTTAATTTCTCAACTTTACCTAACCAGGGTCGTTTTGTACGATGGGGCGACACAAGTATCCATTCACCTGTTAATATATTATATCTTCTATGAGGATGCGACTCAAAGTCAAATTCTTCAGTCATAATAATATTTAGTATTACTGTTTAGCAATATGCATTGACGAATTTATATTTAATATTTAGCGCTTTACAATTTGCTGATGGTCATTTTTGAACTACATATAAAATAACGTTAACGTTAACGTTGCCGGTATTGGCGATATATGTTATATTGCATCCCTTAGATACAATAAGTATTGATATATATTATTCTGTTATTATGGGAAGAAATGTAACGATAAAAGATTTGGCTCGTAAGCTGAATATTTCGGTAACAACTGTTTCGAGGGCTTTGCGCAATGCGCCGGATATTAATCCTAAAACAAAGGCTGCAGTAATAAAGTTGGCCGAAGAATTGGATTACGAACCAAATGCCCTTGCAAAAAGTTTAGTGCAGAGAAAAACTAACATCATAGGTGTAATTGTACCTCAATTGGATATGCATTTCTTTTCATCAGTGATTAGTGGAATTCAGAACGAAGCCAGAAGATTGGGATATAATGTTTTAATAGCCCAATCAAACGAAGATTACGATATGGAGGTTGAGAATGTCAGATCGATGATGTCTAGTCGTTTGGATGGTTTAATAGTTTCGGTATCTCGTAAAACAAAGGATTTTTCGCATTTCGACAAAATATTGCGAAGAAAGACACCTCTGGTTATGTTCGACAGGGTTGGTAAAAATATTGAATCGTCTAAGATAGTTTTCGATGATGTTAACGGAGCATACGAAGCTACTGAGCATCTAATTGATCAGG is part of the Bacteroidota bacterium genome and encodes:
- a CDS encoding UDP-glucose--hexose-1-phosphate uridylyltransferase — protein: MTEEFDFESHPHRRYNILTGEWILVSPHRTKRPWLGKVEKLTTEHRPSYDENCYLCPTNTRVGGHENPDYKGTFVFDNDFAALLPDAPKGSYDIGGLLKAESESGICRVINFSPDHSLTLAQMKKESIVDVVNTWIDQYIELGNKEDINHVQIFENKGDIMGNSNPHPHGQIWSQKTVPVENAKKVFQQRKYFDEKASGLLAGYIEIEMEEKERIVFENEHFLVLVPFWAVWPYETMIVPKRMMKDISLMTQEEKEAFSEAIKQITVRYDNLFEISFPYSAGIHQAPTDSENHQSYHWHMSFYPPLLRSATVKKFMVGYEMFGNPQRDITAEFSAKRLRELSDIHFNEI
- a CDS encoding galactokinase family protein, which gives rise to MANINQINEKLNAGTLPVFNELYGNDSQVLEEQKQRYIDLIEKFSSRYGADEVELFSSPGRTEVGGNHTDHQLGRVLAGAVNLDNIAVAALNGTNTVRILSEGYPEFEVNLDELEIDEAMFSTSVALVKGIAFRLKELGFQIGGFDVVIEGRVPVGSGLSSSASFEVLIGAIFSHLFNDGKLDPVENAKIGQWAENNFFGKPCGLMDQTACAVGGFITIDFKDASNPIVKALDFDFAKTGYSLVITDTGGSHANLDSEYALLPAEMKSVAKELGEDVLRPLSMDQVVENIPNIREKVGDRALLRAIHFQADNNRVVEEVSALESNDFKKFLSLVIESGYSSYMYNQNIYAQTPENFNSKMAEQGVALGLALSELVLKGSGAWRVHGGGFAGTIQAFVPNDKLEQYISTLENTFGEGKCHKLFIRSKGSDKVELVKHS
- a CDS encoding LacI family DNA-binding transcriptional regulator; translated protein: MGRNVTIKDLARKLNISVTTVSRALRNAPDINPKTKAAVIKLAEELDYEPNALAKSLVQRKTNIIGVIVPQLDMHFFSSVISGIQNEARRLGYNVLIAQSNEDYDMEVENVRSMMSSRLDGLIVSVSRKTKDFSHFDKILRRKTPLVMFDRVGKNIESSKIVFDDVNGAYEATEHLIDQGYKRIAYIGGPRHVEVSRLREKGYTEALEDNDIEVNPEYIVYGHFNGSRAVDNVKKLMSLSSPPDAFFSVNDPVAIEVIKTIKEMGYKIPFHIGVIGFNNEPTTDIVSPRLSSVNIPTVSMGQHAAQVLIEQIENDNMRIITETLPSELIVRESSNRKAFLRDNKK